Genomic segment of Salvelinus sp. IW2-2015 linkage group LG17, ASM291031v2, whole genome shotgun sequence:
CTTTTTAACTAATATGTTTTGAACGCAGACACCTCTGTGGGTATGTTCTATGCACAGACAGAATGGCTCATGTTATTCATGGATGATGTGCCCCCTCCTCTGAGTCGGGTTCCTCTAAAGATGTATTCCTTCTTGGGGCATTTTCCTTGTAATTTGCTCTTTGGGGTCTTGGTTGGGTTACTGTAGGACTTTGTGACAATTGTTaatataaaaagggctttataaatcattttgattgattgactgattgaaaAGCTAATGCTGGTCTACTTTTTCACTCCAAGCCGGACGTTTCCCGCGGCTCAGCCTTCGCTTCCAGCTGAGACGTAACCGAGGCGTCTACATCATCCAGTCCTATATGCCCTCCATCCTACTGGTTGCCATGTCCTGGGTGTCCTTCTGGATCAGCCAAACAGCAGTCCCGGCTCGGGTATCCCTGGGTTAGTATCATGTTAAGAGTATTCTGTTAGTGATATTGGGGGCGTAGTCTGCAATCTAGTCGGCCTGGAATGCGGCTATTAGCTTGCTGTGAGTATGTCCGTAGAGAAATGACAGGGAAAACACAGATTTAATGAGACAGCAAGAATTCAAAGTGAACTGAGTGTGTCTACTTGTATGTTGACCTATAATTTGAAGAAAATAAAGTGCATTATCATTGAGAAGTATATTCATAGTTATGTGATATGCATGATGACAAATTATATTTGATTAATGAAAAAGGTGAAACCCTCATCACAGTTCAAGTTGTAGATTCTTATCTtaggttgtttgtgttgtgtaaacCAAAAACAATCCTTAataaatataaagaaaatgttTTCCATCTTAAGggtgcaatcagcagttgctatatcagtttttggacttataaattaataatatgtaccaattgattattgaataatataacttatacatgcctcatgagcttagttcaactgtcgtaccccatcagaacccaaaataaaaAGTTTGTTTTACGCCAACGTTTgtgaacaatgtaaatgtaaacaaacactctatggcctcaaaacatggttaaaactatacttttgataccatagatggtcagtccttgcatccatagcactGTCTATGTCATTTTTCCAGGCccgtccctcagctttttactgaaataGGGAGGGGATTACGATTATtatttctactgctgattgctgctttaaacaagattacatttttttttacattcacttttaatttatttcactttcaattttttatttaactttatttcaCATCAACGATTGAGTGTGGACCTTCCTCTTTTGTATTCAAAACAAATATGTAATTTCCATATATATTTTGGTAAAGGGATCACCACTGTGCTCACCATGACGACTCTGATGGTGAGCGCCCGCTCATCTCTCCCTCGAGCCTCGGCCATCAAAGCGCTGGATGTCTATTTCTGGATCTGCTACGTGTTTGTGTTCGCCGCGCTCATCGAGTATGCCTTCGCTCACTACAACGCCGACTACAGGCTCAAAGAGAAGGCCAAGAGCAAGGCCAACAAGATGAGCTCCGAGGTAAGAAGGGAGGACAACACTTGCCCAACTGTGGTGTTCCCCAAGGTTTAATGGTAGGCCCGTTCCTCATTTGACCCATTTATACCACAACATTCATTCAATGTTCACATAGTGTTCAAGGGACATTGGGTTGACACAATAGGTGCAAACAATGTGAGTAGGAACATACAAGCACTTGCATTTTGAACATGCAGAATTTCCTTTGGGTTCCTTGGGTGTGAGGTAAAGATACTTCACAAAGGAATTGACTGTTGTAGTCTTTCTCTAttgacatatctctctctctctgcttctccagtCAGTCGTAAAGAATGGGAAACAGGCCATGGTGCTCTTCTCCCTGTCCGTGGCTGGAATGAACCAGGGCCTGATGGTGTCCAGCCGCCGTCCGCAGCGCTCCGGCGCCGAGACCGCCGAGGAGGAGGACGTGGAGCACAGGAGGGGGCGGGGGACCACAgcgtcagaggagagagaagaggataagaAGTGCTGTAGTTGTTGTTCCAAGTGCTGTTGCGCTTGCAAGCCCCTCCAAGCTGATACCATAGATGTCTACGCCAGGGCCGTGTTCCCTGCCACCTTCGCCATCGTCAATGTGATCTACTGGGTGGCGTACACCATGTGAGTTGGGAGGACTAAGGATGGACAGGCTGGCACCATCAAGGACGGGAGTACTGTACATAGAGGAAAATCATGCCGCTTTGAATCCTGGGACTTATATAGGGGCACCGACGTAAACAAGGCTTCCTTAAGAAGAACTGGATTTATGTATAATATGGTGAAGTAAGGATCTGGTAAATAGCAGATAAAGTACAGTAGATGGACGAACAAAATCAGATCAGGTATATGGACATGTTCTGAAGTACAAGTTATGTACAATGGAGCCTTGAGCGGTAGTCAATGTCTTATCCTCAGTGAGGCTCACTGTATGATAACCCAGCTGCTGACTTTTATCTCCAAAAACCTCCACTAGCCACCCAAACTCTACTGCTGCAATTCCCTTAGATACTGATTGCTGCCCACTAAGCCATCGCAATGGACTGACGTTCAGCTATGTCCTTTTACTGTACATGTATGAACTCTGCTCACACCAGCAACATACACAGTACACTAATGTATCATTGCTGAAAACTAATGTGCACAACAATTGCTGTTCGCTTAACTCACAAACACATCTCATGTGATGGACTAACTGTTGAAAACAAGCAACTGTCCAAACTTCATGATGATAAGATGAGGTGTAGTCTACTTTGCTGCAGGGCTTATTCTCCCCAccgcccctcctcccctccaccatcCCACTGCCCCTCTTCCCCTCCACCATCCCACCGCCTTCCCCCACTCCTCTTTTTTCTCCTTCTATAATTCCTCCACCCGTTTTTCCACTCCAGTTTGATTTGGGCTGCAGAGCATCTTATCTCCTCCAGCCAggtcttcctgtttcctgtttcctgattattattattattattattattattattattaaaggacTTCCTCCACTACCTGTGTATCTCCACACTGGAAATGTTCACTTTGGAGTTTTAATGCCTCGCCTTAAAGTTTTGGAACAGTTGTTTCTCATGATTGTCTCTAGAATGTCTGCATTTTTCTCAAAAATCCAAATGTTTAGCCTCATTGCAGGCATTATGGATTCACTAAGAGCATCAAGATTTTTTTTAGCTACAATACATTTCATATTCAGTGATCCCCTTTATGAAATCAACTCAAGTTTGAGGAATAGACTCATTTGAGGCATGGTGAATAATTTAATCCGATATCCAGATTATGCACTTTGAAATATGTGCAGTATTTATAATTCAGATGATCTCAGGCAGCATGTCCCTTTGTGTATGTAACAGTAGATCTGGAACCTCATGGGGGTATAACATACTGGttataaaataatgaacactgtgGTCCGCTAGAAGTCATTGCAGAATCAGGTGTGCATGATGTACATGTATATACATGATGAAGTAAATTCTAAATTGCATCTCTAACCAAGAATAAGATAGGGGTTTATTTGCAGTACGGTTATTACTGCTTATTACCTGTTATTACTGCTTACTAGTACTTCTACCGGTTGTTGTCTGTATGGTTAGGAAGTACCATAAAAACTATTGTAACCTCCTAGCTATATTCCCTTAGTGatcaaattacatttatttataaagccctttttacatcagtagatgtcataaagtgcttatacagaaactcagcctataAATCTAAACCACAAGCAATGCtgatgtagaagcactgtggctaggaaaaactccctagaaaggcaggagtctaggaagaaacctagagatgaACCAGGCTCTGATATCTTGGGAGTCTGTTTTTGGTTCACGTTTTCTCCGTGTGGAGGCTGGCTAGGGGGCGTGAGTAAGGCTGTTATCAGGCCCAGCAGTGCTGAACCGACCAGGGGCCACCCCTGGGTGGGAAAGGGCAGGGCTGGGTGCCCATGGCAGGCTGTCTCCTCCAGTGTAGATAACTTTGTTCTGTGCTCAGAGAGATGACATCATGAAGGATGGCGATGAAGATGTCGGCGCAGAGATGGGAAGCGTTATCTGCTGCCCTTCACTAACAATGCCACctagcggacacacacacacacacacacacacacacacacacacacacacacacacacacacacacacacacacacacacacacacacacacacacacacacacacacacacacacacacacacacaccccaaaacccacaacaccacacacacacacacacacacacacacactaggccttACATAATATTTACGATTGGTGCTCCAGGCCAGAACTCATGGGGAACTGCAGATCCACTTTCTCCCAGATGTTGTCAACAAAAAGTTATTCCATAAGACAATTCCAAGAGCTGTTTACCCAGTGGCATTCTGCCAAATTAAGATATCTAATAATGTTGGATGAATGATACTGCAACACTCATGAAGGTGTTATGACTGGTTTTTATAAAGATGTTATGAATGCCCCTTTGAAGTCAAATGTTACCCAGAGATTTAGTGATCTCTTATCTCCTGTGCCTTCTCATACAGTGGGCTACCTCTGTCAGATATGGTCTGTGTTGGGAGCCagggatggtggtggtgtgtgtatttaGGGTGGGAGGTGTTTAAAAAGCAGACACAGTGGCACAACTTAGCCATATCATATAGAAGTGAGGGACTGCACATTACAGGGGTGTATCTACTCACAAAAACAAAAGCCTCTCAAACTTGAAGAAATATTGGAGCTACATTTAAACCACTCTCAAGAAAGATTTAATTTCATCTGGACTCTTCACTCTGTAAGTATGACCATATAGTGTATACATGTATATTGTATGACAACACATTTTGATCATCACAATAATAGTTTTGTACTTTTTGTACAAAAGTTAGAagtttagttagttagctacttatagtttagttagttagttatttaAGTATTCTAAGTATTATAGTTGCTTTAGTACTCAAAAGATGCAACTCACAGTATATAATTACATATTTCTAATTGACTTGCATTGATATTCAGTAACGAGTACATTCTCAGTTTGAATTTAACCAGTTGAGCTAACAGCCGTTTTGCACTGTTTCGCTATgattttactcatcaatctagcAGGAGGgcaatattttattaatgtagTAGTGTTCCATCCCCCCTTAGAAAGCTTTGACCtttggctttcacctggaattgTTTAATTATgtctgagaaaaaaaacacttgtcaacccatatgatctagtacacaataaaagtataataaaacatatacaaatatgatggtatgataaaaatgtttttatgaatgAATAAGCCTTTTCATACTTTATAATACACTGTCCATATATAGTTATAATCTCTTTTAGGAACATCTACACCAAATATTTCACCTTCTTTATTACTTTACCAAACATATCATGACATTAGTGATAGTCAAAATAATTTGTGAATGTCTAAATCAACATTTGGGCCATTTAAACAGTGTGCATCTCTCCTATAGACAAGGGGAGAAGGACTATGTAAAGGGCTCGATTTTGTAGTTCTTAGCATATGCAATGTGTCTGCCTCTGACGTAAAACAAATGTTTGACTTTCACACAACATTACTTTACTTCTTTTAGGTTTAAGGAAGTGTGTAAATCACATTTTTTATCATAGAGCTATGaaagtatttatgtatttagatCCGCCTGCGTGAGACAAATTCAGCGATTGTTTTGCCATGTCTGTGCCATGAAGCAGTCGTGCTGGATAAATGTTTTTCTAAGGACCGCCCCTTTGACATAAAGTTGCTGTGAAGTGATATAAATGGATGTAATGATGCAGCCAGGCACCAGAGGGAGGCAAATACATGTTTATTCGACAGAGAATGTTGACATGGTCCTAGGAAGGTCTGAATGGCTGTCTTCTGACTTATAAAACGGTGGGAAATCAATAAAATAAGTTATGTaaacatatacatatattttttaaagtaattctAGTGCCCGATTTCAGGGACTGTCAGATTAAGAGGTTTTAACCAGCTGAAATTGTAACCAATAGTAGATGTGACAAACATGGACAGTGCATTGGCCAGGGACCACTCCTAGTCATCATGATCATACAGCAGATTATCCTAAATGATCCAATATAAAATGATTCaccttaaaaacattttttttttatgtctccgTACAGTCCTTTGAAGTTGACTGGCGGAGATCAGTTAACAGTTTTGTAATACACACTCACTAATCACTCTCAAAGTCACACTTTGGCTCCTCGCACAGTTCTTAATCAGTGATGGCTTGTTTCATCCTACAGACTAGTATCTGGCTGACCTAGATCAGCTATGGAGGCTACTCATTGTCTAATGCCAATTCAACTGTTTGGTTTGGTCACAGATGGGCTAATACTGAATGTATAGGTTGATAAAGCTATTAGCCATACAGTATGGTATGGTAACCTAGTTCATCAAGAGTCAGTCTGAGCATAAGTGTTCAAATtttcaaaatgtagattttttgggGTTAAAGTGCGATGATGACTCAAATATAAGAGGCTTTTAGACTCAGTTCGttgcaaaaatgtgttaaaaaatatTCTTATTATCATTTCTGCCGCTGACACTCACTAACCTCCTGGGTGATACCACACATACTGTAGTAGAGCACTGGTGAGGTTCCAGATAGAACAGCTCTAGGATGAGCTTACCTCCTTCATTGTCTGGCTCCATCTGTTTGTGTTTTAGCCAACTCCTCTGATTATTCATGTATGACATGACAATGATAATCTAAGGAGTTGACTGAAGCAGATCTGGGACCGGACACCTCATttgatcctaaccttaaccattagggacCAAACTGACCTTAGGTCAGTGTCTTAACGGACACTTCATCCTCCTCAACTGGGGCTTGTGGGACTCCTCTCTCAGACAGGATGTGTCGCATCATCAACTTCCTGCTGGCTCTGCTGAGCCGTTTCCTGTTTGCTGTGCATGGGGTGGTGACCGTGTGGCGTGTGGTCGCCGTCAAAGGGGAGCCCCTCTATTGGCTGCTGCTGATGGGCGTGGCTCTGCTGGGTGTGGAGATGGCAGTCACCATCAAGTGTACCCGCAATGCAGAGTGGAAATGGTAACGTCTATATAACATCTATAGCCTTACAGTGCCTTCTACAGCAATGACACAAAGCTAATAATGATAATCATTACCTATCATACACAATTAAGTCTTAtaatgactgcattaaaatgcATTATACCTGTTGGCATAGAAAAGTATTAGCCAAACTGGTTCTGGTACCAATGTAACGTTGTAAGAATGAACACATGAATTTGCCAGTGCTTCCTCCTTTTGCCCTGTATAAAGCCACAAGGCAATAACTTGTCCCTCTAACATCAGCCACTCATACTACACTTACTTCCAAttcatatacacactcacatttTCAACTCATTTAGAAGCCCTCTGCTCCATTATAGTGCATGACCTCGATAAAGCGTCCTCCTCACAATCTATTCTCCATAATtttcacagtgcacacacacacacccacacacacacgcacactcacacccacacacacacgcacactcacacccacacccacacccacaccaacacgcacacgcacacgcacacctacatacacacccacacccacacccacacgcacacaataCACAATGTAAGACTTACAGTGGCACCTCCATTTTTGCACAATCTTTATTATCTATTCATGTCTCGGGAGTCGTAGCCCAAGTGGAAAACCTAATGAAAAACAATCAAACAGCCCCAGGGTTACACAGCAATTGTAATAATGATTAACCACACAAATGAACTCATTAATTTcatgcaagaaaaaaaaaaatcctctcctGTTCATGTTGCGATAAATGGAAATGTTAGATAGAAAGACATTAGCAAATAAACCCGTTGGCCTGGCTGTCTTCACAGTCTACAGAGCTctgcctgtttttttttaaaggggtggaATTGGGATTGAAGGGTTGTAGTTGTCTGCACATAAACCATTTTCTCTAGGGATATTGACCTCACCACTGTACTAGTGGAACTCTTTTACGAGGTGGTGAGCGGCAGATATAGTGAGACACTTATTGTATGCATCCaaaatatctctccctctctctctctctctctctctctctctctctctctctctctctctctctctctctctccatgtatagCTCTCCATCtctatgtatacagtatatctcccTAATAATATGATATGTCGTTCAACAACACTCTGACTATCTCGCTTGCTGGATTAACTGTCATTTTCCATGAAAAGCCAGTCTATTTATGCGACTCTTACTCCTTTTCTAACCGTCGTCTCCTGCATGGCTCAGGGCCCTGAACTGAATGAACATAAACACTGGATGACCTCTGCTCCACATCCTTCAAAGGGATGACAGGAAATTATGCCATTGCCGATTCTAACGCAACAGGGGAATGATTCCTCCATCGATCCTAATGATGCTGCAGAAGCCAGCCTTCATATTTCCTCCATGTGTGGAGGGGCATGCTGAGACGGAAACTTACTCCaggcccctctctccctctcactttgaAGTTCTCTCCTCGTGGAGAAGGCTTTGCACTGTCAAGTGGGATTTGCATACATGATGAGAATAATTGGCTGTCTGAaatgggaaacttgtggaagcaATACTTCTTATACTGACTGCCCAAAAACTGTGTGTGTTGCTAAAAATAACTCTCCCTATCCCCTCCTCGCTGCTTTGCTTTTAGGTTCTCCCCCATGGTTTTCCTCTACCTCAGTACCGTCATCCCCTCCATTTGGTTCCTGGAGCTCAGCCTGCTGCAGTACAAGCTCCCGGTCAACATCTCCTCTGGCCCTGAGCTAGAAGAGCTGCTGGCTCACATCCCCATCTCAGCGGTAGGTATCacactacaaccccccccccccccccccccagcaacaATTAACTGATACCTGATCACAGATGAGATGTGAATCTCTAGGGATTAATACATTATAAGGGAGGACGAGGGAAATGTAATTGACACATTGATTGAGATGTGATTGAATGAGAAGTCCGGATTAGACTCACTTCAAGATACTCTCAGATATTTCTGTGATGGATGATTTTGGGGCTATTTCTTTCTTATGGGATTTTTTTGTGGAATTTTTTGCCTTTGCCTGGCTACTTTTGAAGTTTGGGGACGGAATTGATCTGAATCTTGGAGACCAAGATAATGACAATTGAGTCAGGATAAATTCCCTCTTCAAGGCTCTAATGTGTACATTTTATCTTCTGGRTAAGGAGCATTTTTTAAGATACATAGTAACTTTCTTAGAAGACAAAGTATAATCTcatttcattgtgtgttgtgttgactgACGCAGGACATCTTGCAGCTGGACCCAGAGAACTGGGCGGCAGGGCTGGAGCAGACCATGCTCATCGTACTGGTGCTGGGCCGCTGGCTTATGCCCAAAGGAGACATGTCCCGCGACCAGCTCTCCCAGCTCCTCATGGTCTACGTGGGCCTGGGCGCTGACATCCTGGACATATTTGACACCTTCAAGGAGCCCGAGGTCAAGACCAACCGGGCCGTCATCATTATGGGCCTTGCCCTCTTTTCCTGGGCCCTCATGCAGTTCCCCTTGGTTCTGACCCAGACCAGCCCCCCCAAGGCCCATCTCCAGCCRTGTTTGTCCCAGCCCGGCTCCCCCCAGCGGGGCCTCTCTCAGGAGGGAAGTGTGGCTGTAGTGGAGGGACTGCCTGGAGCTCCCCCCTCCTGCTATACACCGTGCTGCTCCAGTGAAGTGTGGAGTCTGCTGTTGACTGTGGGGCTCCAGGACGGGCCGTTCCTCATCTACCGCCTCTACCTCATGATCAGGGAGAACGTTCTCAACCAGCTAATGATCTTCTTCACCTGTAAAAACATCCTTGTCGTCCTGCTGGAGTTCTACAGGATCTTTGTGGTGCAGTGTGAGCAGCAGGGGGAGGCCTGCCAAGGGGGGCTGGAGAGGTGTGCAATGCCCTGGTGCCAACAAGcccaggaggaggaggtggagggaagaCGACAGGAGAGTGGAGAACAGAACTGCCAGACAgaggaggggggggcgggggacggggagagggagggggaggaagagggggaggggaagcgGGAGGGTagcggggaaggagaggaggatgaggagtagGGAGGAAAGGAAAGTGGAGAACAGAGCTGCCAgacagaggtggaggtggagggggagagacaaAGAATCAGATCAGAGGGGTTGCCAGGTGTAGAGCCTACGATGCCATGATGCATGACTCGACCCTTAGGCAGAATCTCCTTCACACACCAAGAGCCTGCCAACTCTATAACCTCCAGTTAAAAAGTGTATTATGAAGAGACTCTGGTCTCTGGAGGCCAAGGAGTAGGGTAGTAGACCACTGAGCAAGTGGAGTCCCTGAAAATTGTATCATATATATTATGTAATTCCcatgataaatccatgataagagagggagagtgatgtaCTTTCCATGAACACTATCACGCGACATACAATATCAGTCCACCAAGATGACTACAACCCAAGTCACATCTGTGAATCTCTCTGTGACTGTCTTTATATAGTACAAAATGCTATGTGTATTATAGGTAACTAACtaatgcagggtttcccaaactcggtcctggggtccccctgggtgcacatttagttttctgccctaacactacacagctgattcaaataatcaaagcttgattatgagttgattatttgaaccagctgtgtagtgttagggcagaaaacaaaatgtgcacccagggggaccccaggaccgagttttggAAACCCTAAAGTAACATGCATTACTTAGCTAACACCAGATCAGTCAGTAGCAATGTATTAttgtgcctttgatttgatgtattCTTAGGAAACATCTGATTTTGTATGTCTTATTTGGAAATGTTATCATTTTGTAACATTATACATTGAGACATAGCTTAGTGTGATCTTTTGATTTGGAtcataatgataatgatgatgaagaTTGTGGTGACGGTAATGATTTGAGAGATCTGTGTCTGTTTTTAAAATCGACATTGTTTCAGAAAATGCTTTTAAGCTTTCTGTATTgaaaaatacatgaaaaaaaGCTCTTGGTTGGTTGTCCTTTCATTTTCTACCATGTGATGGCAGTGTTACCAAGTCAAACGAACCACAACTCAGCTGTTTATCAAATGAAAAGATACATACCAATGAGACAGAGCATTCCAAGCACAACGTTCTCTTCAAAGTAACARGATTCACAATATTAACAATATTCACAGTGGTGGTATACGGTTTGTACTTGACCAGTTCCATTATTTGACATGCTCTCCCTTCCACAGATCGTATGATGAGATTGGACTGTGTCATTAAGCAATTCAAATGTTAACGCCGTTAATAGTTTGCTCGACCCCCCCCCCTGATATATTGGATTTGGTGATGTGCCTATTATATTGTTACTTTTACAGTAGTATCAACTTGGGGCCATTGTCAGACATTACAGCTTTTGGATTCATCTGCGGATATGTGTAGTTTATAACACAGTTTCGGGAAGAGAGCTTTAAGTTTCAGAGGACACATTTAATCCACAGCATGAACTTCCATATATGGGCACAGTCTTCCGTATTGGAATGCAGCCTTAGAGCAGGAACTCTATATATGGTCCCAGACACCCATATTGGAATGTGACTTATTAGCAAGGAACTCCATATGGACATAGAGCCGTGACCATGCCAATCTGCTCACCCGCATCCAATCTTCATTAGCCACAAACCTTCCTCACTCACCTGAATACCCTTGCTCAATCAATCACCCTCATAGTATTTAAACGGCGTCCATCTTCACTCCTTTGTACAGCGTCGGGATAGGAAAGAGGAAGGAAGATGGTGGACAAACAAgaagaggaatattgggacagGTACACAGAAACGTGGATTTCTGAGGAGGAATGGAAGTGTAAGAAGAAGTCGAAGAGAATGAGGAAACCAGAGGGTGGAGTTGAATTTGAGGAAGATGGTGAAAAGAATTGAGATAGTGTCAAAGAAGATTGATGTCAAGTGCAAACAGAGTGAGCCGTGCACCAGACcgagttctggaggtgaaatggaatTGAACGGGGGCAAGTTAAGTGAGGTGGAAGGTGTGGCGAAGAGTTCGGAGCCCGAGCCTGACATCGATGGACATGATAAAGAAGAGGCTGGTCCAGTAGGAGTAACATTTTTGGGGAAAGTGGATCCTTTCCTTTTGGTgaatccatttgtggtttcagggtgggtgagaaAGCAGTTGGGTGCTGTTGAATCAGTGAAAGtaacctgtagtggacttgtgatatttgtttgtgtttcttctgccCAGAGGGAGTGGGCGCTCCGTGTCATGGAACTTGGGTTAAGATCTGTTTCTGCTTTGCTCTTAGGAATAGGGCACGATTGAAAGGAGTCATTTCTGGGGTAGcgttaagtgtggaggtggagcaattgaagttgaaaATTCCTGGTGTTTGAGACGCCAGCTGTTTGGTTCGACGCAGACCCAGTGGTGAGtgtggtgaaacagaggagtcactgtcagtccttttgagttttTACCTGACAAAATCATGGCaggatatatcagttatcctgttagagCTTTTGTCCAGAATACACTGAGCTGTTTCAGGTGCAACGTTTATGGTCARgttgcagcagtgtgtaggagggagattccaagatgtgggaagtgtgcaggagggcatgggacagaGGATTGTGTAGCTTCGGTAGATAAAATGATGTGTTAACTGTAGGAGTGCCCATGTTGCTCTGAAGACAGGTTGAAGTGGCCAGAGTCAGGGTACTGCAGAGGGTGTTGTACagtgtgctaaggcagtgaagaaagtagaggaggatgtgTCAAAGGTGAGTGATCtggagaggatccctgtgagtagtagatctgaaCCAGCGCAGAGTGATTGGCCAACGAGTGATATATCCTTCAGCAAGGTTTGCTTCTTAGCGTTCATActtagcaatggttatcaactgtactgcagaaatggaacaTAATCAcataaaatagatgttgtggtggcagctgcagagaagtatttgggtatacgagttttgacatcagaagagttacagggtgtgttgtgtggtggtgtccCGTCCTAATAGGGTGTTGGCGTGGTACAGGAGCagagggtcaaagtagtggaatggggtagtgggtttttaatgTGTAGGGTTATTTGGAAGtttattaaaattattattattcggGTTTTTTTTGTATCATAAATGTAACGTGAGTGACGACACGCTACTGCGCAGTAGGTGACggcatgcacaaacaaaatgtgcTTTACAGGCCGTACTGCAAGTTTGTGCTGAGCCATTGACGGCCGGGGGGTTGGCCCTGCCAGCAGGCTCAGCACAACCACAGTTCACTACTGGGGGCTCACCCAGTTACCATCTCCGATGCCGAACTCGTGAAAGtgatattattataattattatttt
This window contains:
- the gabrd gene encoding gamma-aminobutyric acid receptor subunit delta isoform X1, with amino-acid sequence MDMITFMLASLALLNIRDNIFTRAMLSDIGDYIGSDIQISWLPNLDELMKGYARNFRPGIGGPPVNVAMAIEVASIDHISEANMEYTMTIFLRQSWRDDRLSYNHTNKTLGLDSRFVDKLWLPDTFIVNAKSAWFHDVTVENKLIRLQPDGVILYSSRITSTVACDMDLTKYPMDEQECMLDLESYGYSSEDIVYHWSESQIHIHGLDKLELSQFTIIDYKFVTETMNFKSAGRFPRLSLRFQLRRNRGVYIIQSYMPSILLVAMSWVSFWISQTAVPARVSLGITTVLTMTTLMVSARSSLPRASAIKALDVYFWICYVFVFAALIEYAFAHYNADYRLKEKAKSKANKMSSESVVKNGKQAMVLFSLSVAGMNQGLMVSSRRPQRSGAETAEEEDVEHRRGRGTTASEEREEDKKCCSCCSKCCCACKPLQADTIDVYARAVFPATFAIVNVIYWVAYTM
- the LOC111976908 gene encoding transmembrane protein 26 is translated as MCRIINFLLALLSRFLFAVHGVVTVWRVVAVKGEPLYWLLLMGVALLGVEMAVTIKCTRNAEWKWFSPMVFLYLSTVIPSIWFLELSLLQYKLPVNISSGPELEELLAHIPISADILQLDPENWAAGLEQTMLIVLVLGRWLMPKGDMSRDQLSQLLMVYVGLGADILDIFDTFKEPEVKTNRAVIIMGLALFSWALMQFPLVLTQTSPPKAHLQPCLSQPGSPQRGLSQEGSVAVVEGLPGAPPSCYTPCCSSEVWSLLLTVGLQDGPFLIYRLYLMIRENVLNQLMIFFTCKNILVVLLEFYRIFVVQCEQQGEACQGGLERCAMPWCQQAQEEEVEGRRQESGEQNCQTEEGGAGDGEREGEEEGEGKREGSGEGEEDEE
- the gabrd gene encoding gamma-aminobutyric acid receptor subunit delta isoform X2 produces the protein MLSDIGDYIGSDIQISWLPNLDELMKGYARNFRPGIGGPPVNVAMAIEVASIDHISEANMEYTMTIFLRQSWRDDRLSYNHTNKTLGLDSRFVDKLWLPDTFIVNAKSAWFHDVTVENKLIRLQPDGVILYSSRITSTVACDMDLTKYPMDEQECMLDLESYGYSSEDIVYHWSESQIHIHGLDKLELSQFTIIDYKFVTETMNFKSAGRFPRLSLRFQLRRNRGVYIIQSYMPSILLVAMSWVSFWISQTAVPARVSLGITTVLTMTTLMVSARSSLPRASAIKALDVYFWICYVFVFAALIEYAFAHYNADYRLKEKAKSKANKMSSESVVKNGKQAMVLFSLSVAGMNQGLMVSSRRPQRSGAETAEEEDVEHRRGRGTTASEEREEDKKCCSCCSKCCCACKPLQADTIDVYARAVFPATFAIVNVIYWVAYTM